The sequence below is a genomic window from Streptococcus pantholopis.
CCGTGCGGCCCGTGCGCCTGCTCATGCAGGTCCAGTGCCACCACATCCTCCTGACCCCTCAGCCCTAAAGGGACCGATAAGGTCCGGTGGGGCGCATGCAAAGCCCAGCGCTCGGCAATCCCTAACTCACTGACCGTCTCCACACCATAAAGCTCCAAGAAAGAAACCGTCTCTGGAATCGTGCTTTTCAGATTCTGCAGGTGATTGAGCGGCGCTAAGCGTCTGGACAGGGCTTCCTTATCATAGCCCAAAGGAAAATGGTCCAAGGCAAAAGGCACAGCCCGAAGCTCCCCTTCCTCCAAGACCAGCTCGCCCTTGTTGCGATCTTTGATGGTGATGATGGTCTGCACATTCTCAGACAGGCTGGACAGCACATCCTCCACAAAAACCAAGGAACACCCCAGAGCCGTCGGGTCCTCTGTGAAGAATTCCATAATCACATGGTCCATGATTAAGGTCCGATCCGTCACCAAAACCACATAGTGTGGCGTAAAGAGCGTCTGCTCCTTCTGCCCTTCCTGCTGCCTTGCCTGACGTACCTTTAACATCTGGTTGAGACTGGTTAAGACCTGATCCCTGGTCCGCTGGTTGTAAACCAGGCCCCGAACATTGAGCGCCTGGAGCTTAGCATGCGGCAGCCAGCGCAGCCAGGACCACTCAGACACCTCCGCTTCCGGAAGCACCACCACAAACTGCAGGTCATGATAAGAATGAAAGAAGGCCAGCTGACGCACCATCAGCTGAAGCTGCTCCAAAACTAAGGCTCTGGGACCCGTATAGCCCACAGGTCCCTGCATGAGATTAGCCACAATGGGCAGATCCGACAGCCTGCGGCTCTTCTGATAAAGCTGATAGCCCTGCGCCTCCAGAGGGTCGGTCTGACCGCTCCGCTCCGTCTGACTGTACTTGAGCGGATAGCTGGTCGCCACCTCGCCCAGACCCAGACGGTAGTGCAGCGCATCGAACTGCTGCAGGGTTTTTTCATAAATCCGGTGATGGTACTGAGCCGCCAGATTGTCCAGTGTCACCGGATCCGGATAGTGATAGAACTGGCCCTGACGCTGGCGTCTGGCTAAGCCTTCCAGCTCCATGGCCTTATCGGATAAGTAGCGCTGATAGTGGGCGACCCGGTCTTTCTTATCCCGCTTATACTGCCGGCGCCTTTTAAAGTAGTTGCTTATGGCAAAAATCACCGTCACCGTGGACATGGCCATGGTGATGATGATATAGATCCCACGAGGAAATGGTAAAACAATTATAAAAAAAGGCGCGGCTGCGCCAAAACATCACTGTCTTAAAGACTCTTTGTATTTTTTCGACTTCGGCCCGTACCACTCTTCAATAGAATAACCGCTCATCTCCCGGTAGTCTTCCAGATACTTCTGGAGATAGTAGCCTTGAAAGTTATCTGCTCCTAGGGCAACTACAAAATAAACTCCTAGTGCAAGTGGTAACGGGAAAAAAATCAATACGACATTCCTAATGATATCATTATGATAAATATCAGAACCACCTGGTAAAAATAATCTTAAGAGAAACAGAAGTAATACAACCAGTCCCCCGTACTTTTTAGAGAAAATAACAAAATAATCCAAAAAGCGAGCTAAAGGATTATTAAAATCTTGTTGACCATAAAGAGAAGCTAGAGTATCCTCTTTAAACCATCTGTATCGCTCAAAACCAATAAATATGAAGAGTAAACCATAAATACCAGTTCCCAAAATATTTCCCAAAACTGATGAGGAGCCAATAATGCTATAAATGACTGCTTGGAGAGCGAAGCAACTTACCACTGCAAGCATATTTTTATTATAATAATAGTAAGAAAGAATGCGTGACTGTTTGACTTTTATTAATTCAAATAAGTAATGGCAAGTAATCAAAACGCCAATAATAAGAGGTGGTAACATTAGAATGGAAGTGTTAATAAAATAAGGCTTTTCTAAGTGAGAGTCGGTATAAATACCTAACCAATACATGCAAAGCATAAAAAATATCATGGTAAAAAAACCCAATATTTTCCTCTTATATCCTTTTTCGTTGATATCTTCCATGGCGGTTTGGATATATTTATCTGTCACCAAGTTCATGCTCTCCTCTAAGGTGGCATTAAAAAGCGTTTGTTTCTTCATAAGCCCTCCTTAGCCAAACCAGCTAACCGCAGGGACAGCACTGCCCAATAACTGCTGCGCACTCTTGCCGACATTGGTGATATTTTTGGTCAAGTTGCTTGCCCCTTGGGATATCGCCTGTCCAGCTGTGGAAACCACTTCCTTCATTTTAGCCGTCGCTGCTTGACCAGCGTGCCGTCCCTGATCAATTAACTGATAAGCTCCTGACTTGATATCACTCTTCAGATTTGGATTGAGAAATTGAACCCCTTGGATAATTACACCTGCAAAAAATCCAACTGCTCCCCCTAATGGTCCAGCAACCGAAGCCCCCATTAAAGCCCCGTCAATCGGACCGACACTGGCAACCGCATCAATCACACCACCTGTCACCGACTTGCCTAAATCATGATAAGCCTCATCCTCGGCATCCATATAAGCCCCTGCTGCTGAAACCACACCTTTTGCAGCAGTCAAAGTCCAAGGAGACGTAATGACCTTGCCCAGACCGCTATTGGCAAACTTGCTTAAAATCTTAACCGGCCGTGCTTCCGCTATCTTACCGGCCCACTCCAGAACTTTACCGCCTTTATTCAGAAAATCAAACCCTTTGTCAGAAATTTTAACCATCAAATTCAGGACTTTATCCTGTTTATCAACAGACAGCTTGCTGGCCCACTTAACAAAGGTGGAATTATCTGCCAAAGCATTCATCAAAGTCTGCGGAAGTTTTTCCGCATCGTTAATGTGCTCCATTAATTTCCAAAAAAAGCTGTCAATTTTGCCGTTCTGAGAAATGGTCTTTAAGAACTTGTCATTCATCAGTAACTTTTCTAAAGCTTTTGTCGGATTGGTCTTAGCTAATTGAATTAAGCGCTTGGCAGTATCACTGTCTAAAACACCGTTAACCATGTCTTCGAATTCCCGCAAAAAATCGAGTTCTGCTTTTTTTGACTGAATGGCTATATCCAAACTCTCCGCCACAGAAGATACCTGACTGGTGGCTGTACCGTCCGCTAAACCAGAAAAGGTAGAACTGTATTCTGTATCGGTCGAAACAACCCCATTTAAAGGATTGCTCCCCCCTTCCATTGACATATTATTCAAATTGGTTTCATGGGTGCGTAATGTTTCTAATTCTGTCTGGGCACTGGTGTAAGACTCAAAACCTTCCACAATGGCTGCATCACGGCTGTCTAAGTCACCGATATTATTGCCCACTTTGTTTAAAAAATCGCTTTCAACACTGTCGGCTAATTCTGTAACTTTACCCTTGATAGTGCCTGAGACACTATAGTAGCTGTCTAAAGGAATTTTAAACTTCCCCTCTGCCATGTATGTCCTCCTAAAATTCTAATGCTTTCTCAATATGTGCTAGGCTATCATCCCCCACTGCCTTCAACAGTTTGCTTGGCTTTGTTATCAGCTTCTTTAATCAGTTTTTCAACGTTATTGGCATTTGTTGAGACAGTAGACCAATTGGTGTTCTCTGTTTCGAGTTTACTTAATAATGAGGCAATTTCTGACGAGAGACTTGTCGCTGCTTCCCCTTCTAAATTATCATCAACACTTGATTGCAGATTCCCAAGTTCTGTGATTAAATCTTCAAAATTATCACCTATCTTTTTCAGTTCGGCTTCTAAGGCTTTATGTTGACCTGCATCGTAGCTAATTTTTCCGCTTGCCATTTTATCTCCTTATTATTCTACCCGAAGGATACCGAAGATTCCTCAGAAGAAATATCTTCCGCAAAATTTTTGGCATTGTCTGTTAAAACAATACACTCTGCAACTAACTGTTTCTGTGTATCTAAAGTTGTATTAATCGAATTAACTAAGGAAGTATAGGCTTTCCCTGTTAAAACATCTTGAAAACTGCTGAACTGAGCGATAGAAGATACAGTAGAATCTTTATAAATAGTTACCTTATTTTCAAAATTCGTAATAGCAGTCGTCAATGCCTCTTTATCCATTTTTATCGTTGTCATTTGATTCCTTTCTATCCTATATCAATTTTAAAAGGCGTTTCTTTACACTCTCATCAACTGATAAGTTGTTAACAGCTGCCCGCCGAAGGGATTTATTTTTGCTAGAATCTTTACTGTCATATATTGAGGTCGCAACAAACTTATTCAAATTAACTTCTGTCTCAAGTTGTGTTTGAATAGCCGTTATTTGCCCATCGACATCGGTTAAAAAACTAGCCTTTTTCCCTGCAATACTTTTAGAATCA
It includes:
- a CDS encoding peptidase; translation: MASGKISYDAGQHKALEAELKKIGDNFEDLITELGNLQSSVDDNLEGEAATSLSSEIASLLSKLETENTNWSTVSTNANNVEKLIKEADNKAKQTVEGSGG